The Streptomyces sp. NBC_01197 genome window below encodes:
- a CDS encoding DNA-directed RNA polymerase sigma-70 factor — translation MTELRSPKKRRRARREAKSPSVGQAAEDRREAAAPPEAAPAPDPPEAPAEQTTQEVPKAQGTQGAEEEKEAGQEAQEAQGSGAPQAAADVSPDPEQPPDVTPAEAFDMLYARAAPGLVHQTYLLTGRHRLARESVERAFHLAWQMWPEVATDRDPAGWVRAAAYEYAMSPWHRPNRRRSRRDRRATDPAELPLRDAVLRLPPAYRRTLLLYDGLGLDLPETAAETEASTPAAANRLLYARAAVARALPDLEEPGLLQEQLGPLTLAGPGVTLPEPRTVRTGSERRTRFWTRFTIGCAVLLTALTAFTLATAPTHYARPTGPPQRVEGVPPRGGPQRLTAEDKKLHQRLRAVPANGPERLVPQLR, via the coding sequence ATGACGGAACTGCGCTCCCCGAAGAAGCGGCGCCGAGCACGGCGCGAGGCGAAGTCACCGAGCGTCGGGCAGGCAGCAGAGGACCGGCGCGAAGCAGCAGCACCACCAGAAGCGGCACCCGCACCGGACCCGCCGGAGGCGCCAGCGGAACAAACAACACAGGAAGTACCGAAAGCACAGGGAACGCAGGGAGCAGAGGAAGAGAAGGAAGCAGGACAGGAAGCACAGGAAGCACAGGGTTCTGGAGCCCCGCAGGCCGCAGCCGACGTCTCACCGGACCCCGAACAGCCGCCCGATGTCACCCCCGCCGAGGCCTTCGACATGCTCTACGCGCGGGCCGCGCCCGGGCTCGTACACCAGACGTATCTGCTCACCGGCCGCCACCGGCTCGCCAGGGAGTCGGTCGAGCGCGCGTTCCACCTGGCGTGGCAGATGTGGCCGGAGGTCGCGACGGACCGCGACCCGGCGGGCTGGGTACGCGCTGCGGCGTACGAGTACGCGATGTCGCCCTGGCACCGGCCGAACCGCAGGCGCAGCCGTCGAGACCGCCGGGCCACCGATCCCGCAGAGCTGCCGCTGCGGGACGCCGTACTCCGCCTCCCGCCCGCCTACCGGCGCACCCTGCTGCTCTACGACGGGCTCGGCCTCGACCTCCCCGAGACCGCGGCCGAGACAGAGGCGAGCACACCGGCGGCCGCGAACCGGCTCCTGTACGCGCGGGCCGCCGTGGCCCGCGCCCTGCCCGATCTGGAAGAACCCGGGCTGCTCCAGGAACAGCTGGGCCCCCTCACCCTGGCCGGCCCCGGAGTCACCCTCCCGGAGCCCCGCACGGTACGGACGGGGAGCGAGCGGCGGACCCGGTTCTGGACGCGGTTCACCATAGGCTGCGCCGTTCTGCTCACGGCCCTGACGGCGTTCACCCTGGCCACGGCCCCGACCCATTACGCACGGCCGACCGGCCCGCCGCAACGCGTGGAGGGTGTCCCGCCGCGAGGGGGCCCGCAGCGGCTGACCGCCGAGGACAAGAAGCTGCACCAGCGACTCCGGGCCGTCCCGGCGAACGGCCCGGAACGCCTGGTACCGCAACTGCGCTAG
- the sucC gene encoding ADP-forming succinate--CoA ligase subunit beta: MDLFEYQARDLFAKHGVPVLAGEVIDTPEAAREVTERLGGKAVVKAQVKVGGRGKAGGVKLASDPADAVAKADAILGMDIKGHTVQRVMLAETADIAEEYYVSFLLDRTNRTFLAMASVEGGVEIEVVAEENPDALAKIPVDANEGCTPEKAAEIVAAAKFPAEIAGQVADVLQKLWTVFIKEDALLVEVNPLIKSGDGKIIALDGKVSLDENADFRQPDHEALEDKAAANPLEAAAKAKNLNYVKLDGEVGIIGNGAGLVMSTLDVVAYAGEKHSNVKPANFLDIGGGASAEVMANGLEIILGDPDVKSVFVNVFGGITACDEVANGIVQALELLKSKGEAVTKPLVVRLDGNNAELGRKILSDANHPLVQRVDTMDGAADKAAELAAAK; this comes from the coding sequence GTGGACCTGTTCGAGTACCAGGCGAGGGACCTCTTCGCCAAGCACGGTGTACCGGTGCTGGCCGGTGAAGTCATCGACACGCCTGAGGCGGCGCGCGAGGTGACCGAGCGTCTGGGCGGCAAGGCCGTCGTCAAGGCGCAGGTCAAGGTCGGCGGCCGTGGCAAGGCCGGCGGCGTGAAGCTTGCCTCCGACCCGGCCGACGCCGTGGCGAAGGCCGACGCCATTCTGGGCATGGACATCAAGGGCCACACGGTCCAGAGGGTCATGCTGGCCGAGACAGCGGACATCGCGGAGGAGTACTACGTCTCCTTCCTCCTCGACCGCACCAACCGCACCTTCCTCGCCATGGCCTCCGTCGAGGGCGGCGTGGAGATCGAGGTCGTCGCGGAGGAGAACCCCGACGCGCTGGCCAAGATCCCGGTCGACGCCAACGAGGGCTGCACCCCGGAGAAGGCCGCCGAGATCGTTGCTGCGGCGAAGTTCCCGGCCGAGATCGCCGGCCAGGTCGCCGACGTGTTGCAGAAGCTGTGGACCGTCTTCATCAAGGAGGACGCGCTCCTCGTTGAGGTCAACCCGCTGATCAAGTCCGGCGACGGCAAGATCATCGCCCTTGACGGCAAGGTCTCGCTCGACGAGAACGCCGACTTCCGCCAGCCCGACCACGAGGCTCTCGAGGACAAGGCAGCAGCCAACCCGCTCGAGGCTGCTGCCAAGGCCAAGAACCTCAACTACGTCAAGCTCGACGGTGAGGTCGGCATCATCGGCAACGGCGCGGGGCTCGTCATGAGCACCCTCGACGTCGTCGCGTACGCCGGTGAGAAGCACAGCAACGTGAAGCCCGCCAACTTCCTCGACATCGGTGGCGGCGCCTCCGCCGAGGTCATGGCGAACGGCCTGGAGATCATCCTCGGCGACCCGGACGTCAAGTCCGTGTTCGTCAACGTCTTCGGCGGTATCACCGCGTGCGACGAGGTCGCCAACGGCATCGTGCAGGCGCTTGAGCTCCTCAAGTCGAAGGGCGAGGCGGTCACCAAGCCGCTGGTCGTCCGCCTCGACGGCAACAACGCGGAGCTGGGTCGCAAGATCCTGTCGGACGCCAACCACCCGCTCGTGCAGCGTGTGGACACCATGGACGGCGCGGCCGACAAGGCCGCCGAGCTCGCGGCTGCGAAGTAA
- a CDS encoding VWA domain-containing protein, with amino-acid sequence MNGVDERLRRWRLVLGGDAAETTGVSLGGRDAAMDAALSALYGKGKKGGGRSGDRPAGLGASAPSVARWLGDIRTYFPSSVVQVMQRDAIERIGLSALLLEPEMLEAVEADVHLVGTLLSLNKAMPETTRETARTVVRKVVDELEKRLATRTRATVTGALDRSARISRPRHRDIDWGRTIRANLKNYLPEYGTVVPERLIGYGHAAQSVKKDVILCVDQSGSMAASVVYASVFGAVLASMRSISTRLVVFDTAVVDLTDQIDDPVDVLFGTQLGGGTDINRALAYCQSQITRPTDTVVVLISDLYEGGIREEMLKRVAAMKASGTQFVTLLALSDEGAPAYDHAHAEALAALGAPVFACTPDLFPDVMAAAIERRALPIPDMAPHQ; translated from the coding sequence ATGAACGGGGTGGATGAACGGCTGCGGCGCTGGCGGCTCGTTCTCGGGGGCGATGCGGCAGAGACCACCGGGGTCTCACTCGGAGGCCGGGACGCAGCGATGGACGCGGCGCTCAGTGCGCTGTACGGCAAGGGAAAGAAGGGAGGCGGGCGCAGCGGCGACCGGCCGGCGGGGCTCGGGGCCTCCGCGCCGTCCGTCGCGCGCTGGCTGGGCGACATCCGTACGTACTTTCCGAGCTCCGTCGTCCAGGTGATGCAGCGCGACGCCATCGAACGGATCGGTCTGTCGGCGCTGTTGCTGGAGCCGGAGATGCTGGAAGCCGTCGAGGCGGACGTGCACCTGGTCGGGACGCTGCTCTCGCTCAACAAAGCGATGCCCGAAACGACCCGGGAGACAGCGCGCACCGTGGTCCGCAAGGTGGTCGACGAGTTGGAGAAGCGGCTCGCGACGAGGACCCGGGCCACCGTCACCGGGGCACTGGACCGTTCCGCGAGGATCAGCAGACCGCGCCACCGGGACATCGACTGGGGCCGCACCATCCGCGCCAACTTGAAGAACTATCTGCCCGAGTACGGCACGGTCGTTCCGGAGCGGCTCATCGGCTACGGTCACGCCGCACAGTCGGTGAAGAAGGACGTCATCCTCTGCGTCGACCAGTCGGGCTCGATGGCCGCCTCGGTGGTCTATGCGTCGGTGTTCGGCGCGGTTCTCGCTTCGATGCGGTCCATCTCCACCCGCCTCGTTGTCTTCGACACGGCCGTTGTCGATCTGACGGATCAAATCGATGATCCGGTCGATGTCCTCTTCGGTACGCAACTCGGCGGTGGTACCGACATCAACCGGGCTCTGGCGTACTGCCAGTCGCAGATCACCCGGCCGACCGACACGGTCGTCGTCCTGATCAGCGACCTCTACGAGGGAGGCATACGGGAAGAAATGCTGAAGCGGGTCGCGGCGATGAAGGCGTCGGGCACCCAGTTCGTCACGCTGCTCGCTCTGTCCGACGAGGGAGCGCCCGCGTACGACCACGCCCACGCGGAGGCGCTGGCCGCTCTGGGAGCACCCGTGTTCGCCTGTACGCCCGACCTCTTCCCGGACGTCATGGCGGCGGCGATCGAGCGAAGGGCCCTGCCCATACCGGACATGGCGCCGCATCAGTGA
- a CDS encoding DUF5682 family protein, giving the protein MTGSTACPVSGAPSVRQSAPSGQGAPSAPVTPSAPATCSVAADPLLLGVRHHGPGSARAVLAALDAVGPDAVLIEGPPEGDALLPLAADTEMRPPVALLAHVVGDPGRAAFWPLAEFSPEWVAIRWSQRHGVPVRFIDLPAAHSLAMAEEEPGEQSASEPGEGAEGEAGHAGDSGPLRSPAAVRIDPIGVLAETAGYDDAERWWEDVVEHRGPSRPSRLSGPGGPGDAGGPGDDGSGKDPLAPFAALAEAMEVLRETYGDAGFPRDRVREAFMRIQLRAARKEFSGPVAVVCGAWHVPALTVKTTVAADRALLNSLPKVKAETTWVPWTHRRLARHSGYGAGIESPGWYGHLFSADDRPVERWMTKVARLLRDEDRMVSSAHVIEAVRLAGTLAALRGRPLPGLTETTDAVRAVMCEGSDVPLMLVQERLVVGEELGEVPDAAPAVPLQRDLTRAQRTLRLRPEAVDRDLDLDLRKETDAARSRLLHRLRLLGVGWGEPGRGRASTGTFRESWRLRWEPELSLRIAEAGMWGTTVLSAATARAESQAVSATALASVTALAEQCLLAELPDALPVVMQVLADRAALDTDVGHLAGALPALARSLRYGDVRSTGTAALGEVAAGLAERICVGLPPACTGLDTDGANEMRGHLEGVHTAIGLLPDAAGLRERWSEVLRRLSGRDSVAGLIRGRAVRLLLDDGQLAEDETARLMGLALSPGAPPADAAAWIEGFVGGASGAGTLLVHDERLLGLVDAWLAGVAPEAFTGVLPLLRRTFSAYEPGARRTLGELVRRGTGTGGASVAGGARGARGGGAAGGGPGGRAEESAPGFGAALDAEGADAVLPVLRLLIGGGGSAVR; this is encoded by the coding sequence ATGACCGGCTCCACGGCTTGTCCCGTCTCCGGGGCGCCCTCGGTGCGGCAGTCCGCACCGTCCGGGCAGGGCGCTCCTTCGGCCCCCGTCACACCGTCCGCGCCCGCCACGTGCTCTGTGGCGGCCGATCCTCTGCTGCTCGGTGTGCGGCACCACGGCCCCGGTTCGGCCCGTGCCGTGCTGGCCGCGCTGGACGCCGTGGGACCCGACGCCGTGCTGATCGAGGGGCCACCCGAGGGCGACGCCTTGCTGCCGCTCGCCGCGGACACGGAGATGAGGCCACCCGTCGCACTGCTCGCCCATGTGGTGGGCGATCCGGGCCGGGCGGCATTCTGGCCCCTGGCGGAGTTCTCGCCGGAGTGGGTGGCGATCCGCTGGTCACAGCGCCACGGGGTGCCGGTCCGATTCATCGATCTGCCTGCGGCGCACTCCCTTGCGATGGCCGAGGAGGAACCCGGGGAGCAGTCCGCCTCGGAGCCCGGCGAGGGGGCGGAGGGGGAGGCCGGACACGCCGGAGACAGCGGGCCCCTGCGGTCTCCTGCTGCGGTACGGATCGACCCGATCGGCGTGCTGGCCGAAACCGCCGGGTACGACGACGCCGAGCGCTGGTGGGAAGACGTCGTCGAGCACCGGGGCCCCAGCCGCCCCAGCCGCCTCAGTGGTCCCGGCGGTCCCGGCGATGCCGGCGGTCCTGGCGATGACGGCTCGGGGAAGGACCCCCTCGCGCCGTTCGCCGCACTCGCCGAAGCCATGGAGGTCCTCCGCGAGACCTACGGCGACGCGGGATTTCCCCGGGACCGGGTGCGCGAGGCCTTCATGAGGATCCAACTGCGTGCGGCCCGGAAGGAATTCAGCGGCCCGGTCGCGGTGGTCTGCGGCGCCTGGCACGTCCCTGCCCTGACTGTGAAGACCACCGTTGCGGCTGACCGTGCCCTGCTCAACTCGCTGCCCAAGGTGAAGGCCGAGACGACCTGGGTGCCCTGGACGCACCGGAGGCTCGCCCGGCACAGCGGATACGGAGCCGGAATCGAGTCGCCCGGCTGGTACGGGCATCTGTTCAGTGCCGACGACCGCCCGGTGGAGCGCTGGATGACCAAGGTCGCCCGGCTGCTGCGGGACGAGGACCGGATGGTCTCCTCCGCCCATGTCATCGAAGCGGTGCGGCTCGCGGGGACACTCGCCGCCCTGCGCGGGCGCCCGCTGCCCGGGCTGACGGAGACGACCGATGCCGTGAGGGCGGTAATGTGCGAAGGCTCCGACGTACCGCTCATGCTCGTCCAGGAGCGGCTGGTAGTCGGCGAGGAGCTCGGAGAGGTCCCGGACGCCGCCCCTGCCGTGCCGCTCCAGCGCGATCTGACCCGGGCCCAGCGCACGCTGCGGCTCAGACCGGAGGCAGTGGATCGGGACCTGGACCTCGATCTGCGCAAGGAGACCGACGCTGCACGGTCCCGGCTGTTGCACCGGTTGAGGCTTCTCGGGGTCGGCTGGGGTGAGCCGGGCCGGGGCCGGGCGAGTACGGGCACCTTCCGGGAGAGCTGGCGGCTCCGCTGGGAGCCGGAGCTGTCCCTGCGGATCGCGGAGGCCGGGATGTGGGGTACGACCGTGCTCTCCGCCGCCACCGCCAGAGCCGAGTCGCAGGCCGTGTCCGCGACCGCGCTCGCCTCCGTCACCGCACTGGCCGAGCAGTGCCTGCTGGCTGAACTGCCCGATGCGCTCCCGGTGGTGATGCAGGTCCTGGCCGACCGCGCCGCGCTCGACACCGACGTCGGCCATCTCGCCGGTGCGCTGCCCGCGCTGGCCCGTTCGCTGCGGTACGGAGATGTGCGCTCCACGGGTACGGCGGCGCTCGGCGAGGTCGCCGCGGGCCTGGCCGAGCGGATCTGCGTCGGTCTGCCGCCGGCCTGTACGGGACTGGATACGGATGGCGCGAACGAGATGCGGGGCCATCTGGAGGGGGTCCATACCGCGATCGGACTGCTGCCGGATGCCGCAGGGCTGCGTGAGCGGTGGAGCGAGGTGCTGCGCAGACTGTCCGGACGGGACTCCGTCGCCGGGCTGATACGCGGGCGGGCCGTCCGACTCCTGCTCGACGACGGACAGCTTGCCGAGGACGAGACAGCCCGGCTGATGGGCCTCGCTCTGTCACCGGGTGCGCCGCCCGCTGATGCGGCCGCCTGGATCGAGGGCTTCGTGGGCGGGGCGTCCGGGGCGGGGACGCTCCTGGTCCACGACGAGCGGTTGCTCGGGCTGGTCGACGCATGGCTGGCGGGTGTGGCGCCGGAGGCGTTCACCGGCGTACTGCCGTTGCTGCGCCGTACGTTCTCGGCGTACGAGCCGGGGGCACGCCGCACGCTCGGCGAGCTCGTCAGGCGCGGCACTGGGACAGGTGGGGCCAGTGTGGCTGGTGGAGCCAGGGGGGCCCGTGGTGGGGGTGCGGCCGGTGGAGGGCCGGGCGGCCGGGCTGAGGAGTCGGCGCCCGGGTTCGGGGCCGCGCTCGACGCGGAGGGTGCGGACGCGGTCCTGCCGGTACTGCGGCTGCTCATCGGGGGCGGTGGGTCCGCTGTCCGCTGA
- a CDS encoding ATP-binding protein: MTTSENPGAEVLRPHAEDAFAHELTALAAADDRPRPERWKLSPWAVATYLQGGTLADGTVITPKYVGPRRIVEVAVTTLATDRALLLLGVPGTAKTWVSEHLAAAVSGDSTLLVQGTAGTPEEAIRYGWNYAQLLAHGPSRDALVPSPVMRAMAEGMTARVEELTRIPADVQDTLITILSEKMLPIPELGEETQAVRGFNLIATANDRDRGVNELSSALRRRFNTVVLPLPSTADAEVDIVSRRVDQIGRSLDLPAAPEGMDEIRRVVTVFRELRGGVTADGRTKVKSPSGTLSTAEAISVVTNGLALAAHFGDGVLRSADVAAGLLGAVVRDPAADRVVWQEYLETVVRERDGWKDFYRACREVSV; this comes from the coding sequence ATGACCACGTCCGAAAACCCTGGTGCAGAGGTTCTGAGGCCGCACGCCGAGGACGCATTCGCCCACGAACTCACGGCACTTGCCGCTGCGGACGACCGTCCGCGCCCCGAGCGCTGGAAGCTCTCGCCGTGGGCCGTGGCCACCTACCTCCAGGGCGGCACGCTGGCGGACGGCACGGTGATCACCCCCAAATACGTCGGACCGCGCCGCATCGTCGAAGTCGCTGTAACCACGCTCGCGACCGACCGTGCGCTGCTGCTGCTCGGGGTCCCCGGCACCGCCAAGACCTGGGTCTCCGAGCACCTCGCGGCGGCCGTGAGCGGGGACTCGACCCTGCTCGTCCAGGGCACGGCGGGGACCCCCGAGGAAGCGATCAGATACGGCTGGAACTACGCGCAGCTGCTGGCCCATGGACCCAGCCGTGACGCCCTGGTGCCCAGCCCCGTCATGCGGGCCATGGCGGAGGGCATGACCGCACGCGTCGAGGAACTGACCCGGATCCCCGCCGATGTGCAGGACACCCTGATCACGATCCTGTCCGAAAAGATGCTGCCCATCCCGGAGCTGGGCGAGGAGACGCAGGCAGTCCGCGGATTCAATCTGATCGCCACGGCCAACGACCGCGACCGCGGAGTCAATGAGCTGTCCAGTGCGCTGCGCCGACGATTCAACACGGTGGTTCTGCCGCTGCCTTCCACCGCTGATGCGGAGGTCGACATCGTCTCAAGGCGCGTCGATCAGATCGGCCGTTCGCTCGATCTTCCTGCCGCGCCCGAAGGGATGGACGAGATCCGCCGGGTGGTGACCGTCTTCCGTGAGTTGCGCGGTGGGGTCACCGCTGACGGGCGGACAAAGGTCAAGTCCCCGTCGGGCACTCTCTCCACAGCCGAGGCGATCTCCGTCGTCACCAACGGGCTTGCGCTGGCAGCGCACTTCGGCGACGGGGTGCTCCGGTCGGCCGATGTCGCCGCCGGTCTGCTGGGCGCGGTCGTACGCGATCCGGCGGCCGACCGGGTTGTCTGGCAGGAGTATCTGGAGACCGTGGTGCGGGAACGGGACGGCTGGAAGGACTTCTACCGGGCCTGCCGGGAGGTCTCGGTATGA
- the sucD gene encoding succinate--CoA ligase subunit alpha, with protein MAIFLTKESKVIVQGMTGATGMKHTKLMLADGTNIVGGVNPRKAGTSVEFDVPQGPDGQGGARIDVPVFGTVAEAIEKTGADVSVLFVPPAFSKAAVVEAIDAEIPLAVVITEGIAVHDSAAFYAYAKSKGDKTRIIGPNCPGLITPGQSNAGIIPGDITKPGRIGLVSKSGTLTYQMMYELRDIGFSSAVGIGGDPVIGTTHIDALAAFEADPETDLIVMIGEIGGDAEERAADYIAKNVTKPVVGYVAGFTAPEGKTMGHAGAIVSGSSGTAQAKKEALEAAGVKVGKTPTETAKLARAILAGA; from the coding sequence ATGGCTATTTTCCTGACCAAGGAAAGCAAGGTCATCGTCCAGGGGATGACCGGCGCCACCGGCATGAAGCACACCAAGCTCATGCTCGCTGACGGCACCAACATCGTCGGCGGCGTCAACCCCCGCAAGGCAGGCACCTCGGTCGAGTTCGACGTCCCCCAAGGCCCTGATGGCCAGGGAGGTGCCCGCATCGACGTCCCCGTGTTCGGCACGGTCGCCGAGGCCATCGAGAAGACCGGCGCAGACGTCTCGGTCCTCTTCGTGCCGCCGGCCTTCTCGAAGGCCGCCGTCGTCGAGGCCATCGACGCCGAGATCCCGCTCGCCGTCGTCATCACCGAGGGCATCGCCGTCCACGACTCGGCCGCGTTCTACGCGTACGCCAAGTCCAAGGGCGACAAGACCCGGATCATCGGCCCGAACTGCCCCGGCCTGATCACCCCCGGTCAGTCCAACGCCGGCATCATCCCGGGTGACATCACCAAGCCCGGCCGTATCGGTCTCGTCTCCAAGTCGGGCACGCTGACCTACCAGATGATGTACGAGCTGCGCGACATCGGCTTCTCGTCTGCCGTCGGCATCGGTGGCGACCCGGTCATCGGTACGACGCACATCGACGCCCTCGCGGCGTTCGAGGCGGACCCCGAGACCGACCTCATCGTGATGATCGGTGAGATCGGTGGCGACGCCGAGGAGCGTGCGGCCGACTACATCGCGAAGAACGTGACGAAGCCGGTCGTCGGCTACGTCGCGGGCTTCACGGCGCCCGAGGGCAAGACCATGGGCCACGCCGGCGCCATCGTCTCCGGCTCCTCCGGCACCGCCCAGGCGAAGAAGGAAGCGCTCGAGGCTGCGGGTGTCAAGGTCGGCAAGACGCCGACCGAGACGGCCAAGCTCGCCCGGGCGATCCTCGCCGGCGCGTAG
- a CDS encoding cell division protein PerM — MTARRPSLAPVRSRSAVLADCVLRGVLAAALGLGSLTVLVMLLWISSPYPDSGPGGALHVTAALWLLAHGTELTRQDTASGVPAPLGVVPMLLVVLPVWLVQRAARDALDPANGRPGPSVPGALCAVPGGYLLVAAAVTAYASGGPLSVVPLSALWHLPLVAGAAAAVGVWRARVFPREPFSGWGRMRVPGGRVLSADVRRALAHRVPTALRAGAAGAAVLAGGGALLVGGSLVWHGGAAQESFLRLTGASSGRFTVLLLAVALVPNAALWGASYALGPGFTLGTGSAVTPLMVTGNAALPYFPLLAALPGPGGGSPLNWAVVGVPLAAGAVVGWFVTRVREDDRAGTLGVTVLMVLSAAVVCAAAMAVLAALSGGPLGTGRLTSFGPVWWQTSVATLAWTLGAGLPAALLRRWWALRSSRAALVMSAVDVAVPVNAPTPAKAPAPVNAPVQVPAVAEPEAYDSGDDSRKGDGADSGAGVGRWAALRAYSGRLLAKFPLTDEQDRRSSSVPAEPVPAESVLSESLPTESVPIESVPTDVLTESPASPDSPASSLSSGEAAEPRETGETGEARDTGDTGEAEGPMGSDSGEDAGAAESAADSKSKSGLPSQPAGAGPDIWPPMRYADED; from the coding sequence ATGACCGCCCGCCGTCCGTCGCTCGCCCCCGTGCGGAGCCGATCCGCCGTGCTGGCCGACTGCGTGCTGCGAGGCGTGCTCGCGGCGGCGCTCGGACTCGGCTCGCTCACCGTGCTGGTGATGCTGCTGTGGATCAGCTCGCCCTATCCCGACAGCGGGCCGGGCGGTGCACTGCATGTCACCGCCGCGCTGTGGCTGCTGGCCCATGGCACGGAGCTGACCAGGCAGGACACCGCTTCCGGTGTGCCTGCCCCGCTGGGCGTGGTGCCGATGTTGCTGGTCGTCCTGCCCGTCTGGCTGGTCCAGCGGGCCGCGCGTGACGCGCTCGACCCCGCGAACGGCCGCCCAGGGCCATCGGTGCCGGGCGCTCTGTGCGCGGTGCCCGGTGGCTATCTGCTGGTGGCCGCCGCTGTCACGGCGTACGCGTCGGGCGGGCCGCTTTCCGTCGTACCGCTGAGCGCGCTGTGGCATCTGCCACTCGTCGCCGGTGCCGCGGCCGCGGTGGGCGTGTGGCGGGCGCGCGTCTTCCCGCGCGAGCCGTTCAGCGGCTGGGGGCGTATGCGGGTGCCCGGTGGCAGGGTGCTTTCCGCCGACGTACGCCGCGCCCTCGCGCATCGGGTGCCGACCGCCCTCCGGGCCGGTGCCGCCGGGGCCGCGGTGCTGGCCGGCGGGGGCGCGCTGCTGGTCGGCGGTTCGCTGGTGTGGCACGGGGGCGCCGCGCAGGAGTCGTTCCTGCGGCTGACCGGCGCGTCGTCGGGGCGCTTCACGGTCCTGCTGCTGGCCGTCGCGCTCGTACCGAACGCGGCGCTGTGGGGTGCTTCGTACGCGCTCGGTCCCGGCTTCACCCTCGGCACCGGTTCCGCTGTGACGCCACTCATGGTGACCGGCAACGCCGCGCTGCCCTACTTCCCGCTGTTGGCCGCTCTGCCGGGCCCCGGAGGCGGTTCACCGCTGAACTGGGCTGTCGTGGGTGTGCCGCTGGCTGCTGGTGCCGTCGTCGGCTGGTTCGTGACCCGGGTACGGGAGGACGACCGGGCCGGCACCCTCGGCGTGACCGTGCTCATGGTGCTGTCGGCGGCTGTCGTCTGTGCGGCGGCCATGGCCGTTCTGGCTGCGCTGTCCGGCGGCCCGCTCGGCACCGGGAGGCTGACGTCCTTCGGCCCGGTGTGGTGGCAGACGAGCGTGGCCACCCTCGCCTGGACCCTGGGGGCGGGACTACCAGCGGCACTGCTCCGGCGCTGGTGGGCGCTGCGGAGCAGCAGGGCCGCCCTGGTGATGTCCGCCGTGGACGTCGCGGTGCCGGTGAACGCCCCGACCCCTGCGAAAGCCCCGGCTCCTGTCAACGCTCCTGTGCAAGTTCCGGCCGTGGCGGAACCGGAGGCGTACGACAGCGGGGACGACAGCAGGAAGGGCGACGGAGCGGACAGCGGAGCAGGGGTGGGGAGGTGGGCTGCGCTGCGGGCGTACTCCGGGAGGCTGTTGGCGAAGTTCCCCCTCACGGATGAGCAGGACAGACGCTCGTCATCCGTGCCGGCCGAACCCGTGCCGGCCGAATCCGTGCTGTCCGAGTCCCTGCCGACCGAATCCGTGCCGATCGAATCCGTGCCGACTGATGTGCTGACCGAATCTCCCGCGTCTCCGGATTCTCCCGCGTCATCACTCTCGTCCGGGGAGGCGGCAGAACCCCGAGAGACCGGAGAGACCGGAGAGGCCCGAGATACCGGAGATACCGGCGAGGCCGAGGGGCCCATGGGCTCGGACTCCGGGGAAGATGCCGGGGCGGCTGAGAGTGCCGCCGACAGCAAGAGCAAGAGCGGCCTTCCGTCCCAGCCGGCCGGGGCCGGGCCCGACATCTGGCCGCCGATGCGCTACGCCGACGAGGACTGA